CAGCATGATCAACGTCCCGATACGGATGTAGTTTGCGCACCAGGAGAAGAACAGCAGTGTTAAAGTGGCCCAGTGATGAATCAACTGCTCTTTaaaatcctacacacacacacacacacacacacacacacacacacacacacacacacacacacacacagactttgaTCTGTAACAGGTTGGATAGGATATCAGTGATGTGTTCAGATAAAATCACCTGCACAACCTCAGACACAAAGACGTGATAAATCCattcagataaaaacattaataaACATCACTTTCTCCTTCTGTCACTTTCACATGCAAGGAATATAATTACACAACCACATACTGCACAGCTACACACACTGAGACACACAGGACAGATACACACATCTATAAACACTTCACACACTGCATCAGTGAGTCGAAAGAACAGAAATACAGTTTGAGTTTTGTATAAAAATCAGACGGAGTTCTCTCGGGTTAATCTCCTCCTCAGATACGTCTTTATGTGCTCAGAAATTTACAATCAATCTGAGTTTAATCACACAAACCAGGAAACTACAAGGAGGTTcaatgcaattattattattattattattattattattattattattattatttgaatgtCAGTGTCTGTAAAGAGATAGCCAGATTATTGTATTAtagatattataataataatttattattaatttcttatagttaACTGATGGTCAATAAAATACAAGGAGGATTATAAATAATGGAAAAATTTAACAAGATGTCCTTATATATAAGGTGTCctgtcagatagatagataatttgcGCACCCATGCTCTATAAAGTACCAAAATAATAATGAGGAAGATATTAAAGTTATTAAAGTTTTATGCACACTtagaaaataattttaattaataTGAAGAGTTTTTCAAAAGGTTCTTCGTGCTGTAAGTGCTTCTTAGCTCCTCTACAAGGTTCTAGTTTGGAACCCTTTCAGATAAGGGAACATTCTGTTGTAAAAATCTTTAAAAGTTTACTCAGAGGTAAACCCACAGAATGGTTAAGGGCTCTAGACCCTTTTCTTCTAACGGTGTAGGTTACAGATACAGTCATTGtatacagctgtgtgtgtgtgagagagagagagagagagagagaggtggcttTAGAATGAACTCTGACCTTACGTTTGACATCCACAGCCACACTGACTAACAGGGAGCTGTAAAAACTCATCTCAATCATATAATACCAGTATTGAGAGTCCAGCAGtgtctgtaaacacacacacacacacacacacacacacacacacacacacacacacacacacacacacacacactaatttacATAACAGGTTAACCATAAATTTATTGTTTATTCTAGCCAAGCCTTGGGGCACTCAGGTTCCTCTCAGGGTTGGACCTGAAGCCGTCTCTGGTTGGGAAACACTGTTTTACACTTTCACACGGAACCTTCCCCTCGAGCAACGACTGAAGTAACTTTGAGATTTAAGTTTTGATTTTTAATCTGGATTTGAACAATTCCCTACAGAGCTACTGATGATCTGCTGTTCTCTGTAACACGGCTTTATggcttttactttttaaaaagagATCGTAGCTGCATTTCTGTTACCTGTTTGGGAAATCCAGCCCACACCTCATGCAAATCATAAAACCACGGCTTCTGTAAAAAAAGAAGTGGCAAATTTATTCGAATAAGAAATAAGCTTTAAAACCTTTACATGTTTATGTGTGGGTtagttacctgtgtgtgtgtgtgtgtgtgtgtgtgtgtgtgtgtgtgtgtgtgtgtgtgtgtgtgtgtgtgtaaaaaggcTTGTCCATGCATGTTAAAGAGACTTAGGGAAATAAATTACTTATTATCCTCAGGGCATGTCACATACTCGCttgctcatgcacacacacacacacacacacacacacacacacacacacacacacacacacacacatgataatTCAAGGCCATTCTAATGTTCTTCCAGTAACATGTCTTCAATTCCCACAAAATTTTCTTGAAATCTCAAAACACTCACATCATGTAAAGCCACGAGACCTCCAAGGAAAGCGCAGAGATAAAACACGAACCTCCAGCTGCACAGAAACATCTCACGCTCATATAAATATCAGGAGTGTTCAACACTGACATCTTACTGATCAGTAAAGTTTTGCTAATGTACAAGTAAATGATGTCTCATCATTATGAATGATGATGATTATCATCATTTTGTGAATGATAAACGATCAGCTCATAATAAGAAACTTCACAAGTTCTCAGATTACAGCTCTGAGTCTGAATTTTATTAAAACACTTTTCTGGATTATGGATTAAAATTTAACACAAGTATCTTtaatgatggggcggcacggtggtgtagtggttagtgctgttgcctcacagcaagaaggtctgggttcgagccccgtggccggcgagggcctttctgtgtggagtttgcatgttctccccgtgtccgcgtgggtttcctccgggtgctccggtttcccccacagtccaaagacatgcaggttaggttaactggtgactctaaattgagcgtaggtgtgaatgtgagtgtgaatggttgtctgtgtctatgtgtcagccctgtgatgacctggcgacttgtccagggtgaaccccgcctttcgcccgtagtcagctgggataggatccagctcgcctgcgaccctgtagaacaggataagcggctacagataatggatggatagatggatggatggatctttaaTTATGCATTTAATATCCACAATCTGAGAGCTCTGACTGAAATATACGACTAGGGTAATATTTTGAGGGGTGaagaaaagatgatgatgattctATGGGTCTGAGGGCAGAAACAGGTGTACGAGGCTAGTCAGCTGAGAGGGCGGAGACAGGTGTATGACTTCAGTGGTGATTCCAGTTGAGTTAAAGTTTCATGGCTGAATTTGTGGAAGAAGATTCACAAAACTCCTCAAAAAATCTATATACAATATTTGCATATTACAATTACAAGTATTACAAGTCAGggttccattaacctgcttaatgcacaatTTCAAACTGAAAACTAAAACAACAACTAatgtgaattttgaaaaaaaaaaccctcaaatattGCAAATATATATTTTATGCTCACGAGATGGTTTTTCAGACGAATCAATAAAgaaatatttcacaaaattgaaatggaaacacatttttctCATTTACAGCACATCACATGAcatgaagagcaaatggaaaCTACCTttttgaagagagagagagaaagagagggagagagggagagagagagagaaagagcgagagagagagagggagagaaagagagagggagagagagaggacaagagagagaggatgagagagagagggagaggaagagagacagtgagagagagagagagagagagagagagagagagaagagagagagagggagagagagagaggaagagagattgCAAGAGGAGAAAACCAGCTTTAATCCCATAacatcactcagtggaaacacAGAACATTCACTGTTGAAATTTTTAAAATATCACTTTTATTTAGTGCAAAACTGCAGTGAAAACTCAGCTACTGATCCATGAAACTGCTCTACGGTTCATAAAGTTTTGATGTTAAACTGTCGTATGATCATTTTACACAGAAAATGGCCGCTGATTTACGTACCTGGCTTCTCGAAACTTCTTCAATACTCCAGGTCTGTCCTGATTTCTCCGTCTCCGAAACCAACGTTCAACCTCATGCTCTGAGCAGCTCAACTTCTTACTGAGCCCACTAAcctcaaactacacacacacacacacacacacacacacacacacacacacacacacacacacacacacacacacacacacacacagttacactgTAACCTCCTGGTGGAGGTAACCAGGTCTGGGGCTGAAACAGAATTAAAGATGAAGTCAAGCTGCAAAACAACTCCAAAGCATCACAAGTTGTGTTTGAATTCACCTGATTAATGCGCAGTTTGAAATCATGAACTAAAAATGAGTAATGGAAGCATTAAAGATCGCAAAAATGTTTATACGCTCACACGAGGTGGTTTTTCAGACAATTTGGTAAAGCGATATTTCACAAACTTGAAACACATTTTTTCCTATTTAAATCATGTGACATGAAGAGTCTTTCAAAAACATGGCGTGTTTTGTGTTTCGTGTTTTGTCGTTTTGTCATTTTGTGTTTTGAATATTATAAAAAGAGAAAACCCAGTTTTAATTACGTAACATCACTCAATGTAAACACAGATCATTCACAATCGAATAAAAAAACCCACTTCTCTTGTGCACAAAGCTTCAATGGAAACCCCGCCCACTGATCCGCCTCCATATTGCCCTCTGGGTGTGTTTTCTCAGATTCAGTTGTTTTCACACCAGACATGTCAATAATGTAGTATTAGAATTTCTTCACATTTAATTCCATAAAATTTTGCCGTTTGTTGAACGTCACCCTTTTGAGAGCAATTTTATTTTGTCGAATTGTTTGAGACGAAAATTTCACAGGAAATATCATGTTCATGAAGATCCAGTTTTTTGGAAAAGTGTTCATATCCTGCGTTTCGTTCCTGAGTTTGTGTAAATTCGTGTGTAAGGAGACTCAACTCGCTCGTGAACCTCGACTGATTGTCTTCAAATCACTGATGAGTTTCTGTGAGTTTAGAAACGGGTTACACGACCATTTATGGGTTGCTTCATGTTAATGACCTGAAAGAACACGATTCCAAAACAAATCCATAAATTCAGATGAATAAGCCTCCAAGCCATTCAACGaggacaaaagtaatggcaccctagCAAAGGAAGAACAGGTGTCTGTGGTGAACAACatgctgcagtggctgagctgcattattggAAGATTTAGCACACATTGGTTTTAGGTGATGCTCTTTCACTGATTACTTATAATCTGGAGTTTTGTGGGTGTGGCTAAATGTAAATCAGCTGGATTTGACCCTGCAACGTGAATATTGAGTGGCTGTGTACAAGATTTTTGAGCAcattgtattgtgtgtgtttacctgtgaTGGATGTTTAGAGTGTTTGTTATAGTATACTTCCAGTGTGGGATTATTTGAGGCTTTCAGGCGGACTTTTTCTTTTACTCCAAGGGCTGTAGCGATGGGCGGAGCAATGAGTCTGACAGGAGCATGAAGCAATTAGAAGAGATTTtcattgtacacacacacacacacacacctttctttaCCCTTACACCCACACATGCAAATCCACACACTCAGACAGTTAGATAAACAAATTGTTCAgagatcatgtgtgtgtgtgtgtgtgtgtgtgtgtgtgtgtgtgtgtgtgtgtgtgtgtgtgtgtgtgtgtgtctacctcTCGTACAGGACTCTGAGGCCCAGTAGCAGTGCAATGATGGGTAAAGTCAGATACAGATGAGAAACGTGAGCGTAAACCCGGCCTTCTTTATCCTGCAGATCCGCCCATGTGACGTTGCCAGGCAACCATAAATGATCCCACCAAAACCATTCACTGAGCATTgccctgttacacacacacacacacacacacacacacacacacacacacacacacacacacacacacacacacttactttttaTACTGAGAAAGCTTCTCATCATCAgtgtaaactctctctctctctctctctctctctctctctctctctctctctcactcatcacATCCAATAAATTTACTCATCTCAAATTTTGAAAAACCTTCAGCTGGAGAGAT
The genomic region above belongs to Neoarius graeffei isolate fNeoGra1 chromosome 6, fNeoGra1.pri, whole genome shotgun sequence and contains:
- the cers3b gene encoding ceramide synthase 2 isoform X2; protein product: MLSEWFWWDHLWLPGNVTWADLQDKEGRVYAHVSHLYLTLPIIALLLGLRVLYERLIAPPIATALGVKEKVRLKASNNPTLEVYYNKHSKHPSQFEVSGLSKKLSCSEHEVERWFRRRRNQDRPGVLKKFREASWRFVFYLCAFLGGLVALHDKPWFYDLHEVWAGFPKQTLLDSQYWYYMIEMSFYSSLLVSVAVDVKRKDFKEQLIHHWATLTLLFFSWCANYIRIGTLIMLVHDAADFLLELGKMFNYAGWTWTCNTIFIFFTMVFMVTRLVIFPFCLLVILLLLHMFWASLIMRMVYKLMFAEMKGDERSDEEEEEGPEETEAQNLKHTHNGLSHSH
- the cers3b gene encoding ceramide synthase 2 isoform X3, translated to MLSEWFWWDHLWLPGNVTWADLQDKEGRVYAHVSHLYLTLPIIALLLGLRVLYERLIAPPIATALGVKEKVRLKASNNPTLEVYYNKHSKHPSQFEVSGLSKKLSCSEHEVERWFRRRRNQDRPGVLKKFREASWRFVFYLCAFLGGLVALHDKPWFYDLHEVWAGFPKQTLLDSQYWYYMIEMSFYSSLLVSVAVDVKRKDFKEQLIHHWATLTLLFFSWCANYIRIGTLIMLVHDAADFLLELGKMFNYAGWTWTCNTIFIFFTMVFMVTRLVIFPFWLIHCACIYPLEQFQPFFGYYFLNSLLVILLLLHMFWASLIMRMVYKLMFAEMKGDERSDEEEEEGPEETEAQNLKHTHNGLSHSH
- the cers3b gene encoding ceramide synthase 2 isoform X1 — translated: MSEREREREREREREREFTLMMRSFLSIKSKCVCVCVCVCVCVCVCVCVCVCNRAMLSEWFWWDHLWLPGNVTWADLQDKEGRVYAHVSHLYLTLPIIALLLGLRVLYERLIAPPIATALGVKEKVRLKASNNPTLEVYYNKHSKHPSQFEVSGLSKKLSCSEHEVERWFRRRRNQDRPGVLKKFREASWRFVFYLCAFLGGLVALHDKPWFYDLHEVWAGFPKQTLLDSQYWYYMIEMSFYSSLLVSVAVDVKRKDFKEQLIHHWATLTLLFFSWCANYIRIGTLIMLVHDAADFLLELGKMFNYAGWTWTCNTIFIFFTMVFMVTRLVIFPFWLIHCACIYPLEQFQPFFGYYFLNSLLVILLLLHMFWASLIMRMVYKLMFAEMKGDERSDEEEEEGPEETEAQNLKHTHNGLSHSH